TGCCTTTTGCCTTTGCAGATGAAGAAAGCGTACGTATTGCTATGGAAGGCGAGCTCGGAGAGCTGATGTTTTCATTACTAGAGTCAGAGTATATGTATGGGCTGGCAATGTGGGATAATGGCTTTAAACAACTTACCAACCGCTCTAGAGTTATTAGACAACCAACCGACGTTTCTGGTCTGAGATTTCGTGTTATGGATAGCCGTATTCTCGAAAAACAATACGCACAATTAGGTGCAATACCGTATATTTCCCGTTTTTCTGATGTATACAGCTTGTTAGAGCAACAGTTAGTTGACGGTCAAGAAAACACTTTGTCTAACATTTATACTAAGCGCTTTTATGAAGTGCAAAATTATATGACCATTAGCAATCATGGATACTTAGGTTATGCCGTTATAACTAATGCAGAGTTCTGGAGCTCATTACCTGACGACATTAGAGATGTATTAGACCAAGCAATAGCAGAGACTACACTGTGGATTCGACAAAATGCTAGAACAATAAATGACGAACAATTAGAAAACTTAATTCGTACACAGCGCTTACGAGTCCATTACCTAACTGAATCTGAATTAATTCAATGGCATAACGCCTTACAGCCTATTTACGATTTGCTTGAGCAGGAAATCGGCAAAGAATATATTGAAGCATTACAAACATCAAGAAAATAACTATTATACAAAAAGTAGATATAATAAAATAAAAAAGTGCTCCCTTTATAGTTAGACAGTTAAAAATACGATAACTGTTATCATAAAGGGATCACTTTTTTTATTATAAAGGATTATTTATTGTAATTCATCACCAGTAAGTGCTCTATAAGATTCTTGTAGCAAAGATCTTGTATATGCAGGATTATGCACTCCCCAACTTCCTTCTGTTCGAATTAAGTACACATTGTATGCTGCTATAAACGCTTCCAATGATACTTGGTCTGGAGTTAATGTTTCAGTGCGTGCCTCATCAGCATAAAATATTAATTGCCCACCACCTGAGGAAATATATACAGATCCAGTTTCTTCAAAAATAGCTTCTTCTAGCTGAGACACCCATTCTTGCACCTGATCTTGGAAACCATTTAAATTCCAGTCAGTAATACCAGAGTGGCATCCACCACACGTTTGTCCAGCATACTGTTCGTCCATTTGGAAAGTATGATCACGATATCCATCAGCAGTTTGTGGCATATGGCATGTTAAGCATGTGTTCTCAAGTTCACCATGGGCTGGCGTATGTCCATATTCCACGTCAGGATATTCAACTCCACCCATACCAGTCGTTAATGCAGCTGGACCATAGTGTGGATAGGAGAATCTTGTCGCTCCTCCTCCCTCATACTCTTCATAAATCGCTCTTGTATCACGGCGTCCATGGTGACATGTAATACACAGCGCACCAGTTCCTGCTTGAATTTCTTCATCAGCAAACGGTACACTCACTAGACCCGTATCCATTAACTCTTGACCTGTACCTGAGTGGCAAGATTGACAATCGATTCCTACGAAATGCATGCCTTCTTCATCAAATTGCTCTGGATCAGTAAATTCACCCGTAGAAAACGCGTATCCGTCATGACAAGCTACCGCACACGCCTCTCTGGCAGCGACACTCGGAACAGCAAACATTTTACCAGATTGCTTCCACTCTTCACTAATTCGATTAGTCATTGCTAAGCCAGCTATTCCATCTGCAGGCTGTTGTGCATTATTATCCCCTGGAGCTGGTTCTTGTGGAGCTGGCTCGTCAGCAGGAGCACATGCTACCAATACAAATGAAAGAATAATTAACACTCCAATT
This Desulfuribacillus alkaliarsenatis DNA region includes the following protein-coding sequences:
- a CDS encoding DctP family TRAP transporter solute-binding subunit; translated protein: MYKKHRAGILFAIACIFLLASCSLLDAPEIPGLISTPIAIDFEQVSPEDKIIIKFSHVVAENTPKGLAAQKFKRLAEERTNGRVEVQVFANAQLYDDDAAVSALQQNHVQLIAPATSKMTALFPEWQVFDLPFAFADEESVRIAMEGELGELMFSLLESEYMYGLAMWDNGFKQLTNRSRVIRQPTDVSGLRFRVMDSRILEKQYAQLGAIPYISRFSDVYSLLEQQLVDGQENTLSNIYTKRFYEVQNYMTISNHGYLGYAVITNAEFWSSLPDDIRDVLDQAIAETTLWIRQNARTINDEQLENLIRTQRLRVHYLTESELIQWHNALQPIYDLLEQEIGKEYIEALQTSRK
- a CDS encoding ammonia-forming cytochrome c nitrite reductase subunit c552, coding for MRNSMYKLIGVLIILSFVLVACAPADEPAPQEPAPGDNNAQQPADGIAGLAMTNRISEEWKQSGKMFAVPSVAAREACAVACHDGYAFSTGEFTDPEQFDEEGMHFVGIDCQSCHSGTGQELMDTGLVSVPFADEEIQAGTGALCITCHHGRRDTRAIYEEYEGGGATRFSYPHYGPAALTTGMGGVEYPDVEYGHTPAHGELENTCLTCHMPQTADGYRDHTFQMDEQYAGQTCGGCHSGITDWNLNGFQDQVQEWVSQLEEAIFEETGSVYISSGGGQLIFYADEARTETLTPDQVSLEAFIAAYNVYLIRTEGSWGVHNPAYTRSLLQESYRALTGDELQ